TCGTGCTCAGCCCTGCCGAGCGGCTCCTCCTGACGTTGAATGGAGACCGGGGCACGTCCGGTCGCGGCCGGCGGATGACAGGAGACGACAGTGGGACGCATGCGGAAGTGGCTCGGCAGGCCATGGGGGGTGGCGGTGCTGGCCGTCGGCCTGGCAGTGGCCGGTGTAGCGCTGTACTGGTTCCAGCCGTGGAAGCTGTGGGTGGACGAGACCGTGCAGGACGCGATCCCCACGGCAGCCGAAACCACGGGCCCGGCGGACGCGGCCCCTGCGCCGCCGCGGACGCTGGCATCCGGCGAGCTGGTCAGCCATGAGCACCGTACGAGTGGCTCGTTGAAGGTACTGCAGCTCGCCGACGGGACGCGCACGCTCAGGCTGGAGAATCTCGATACGAGCAACGGTCCCGATCTGCGGGTGTGGATCACCGACGCCGCGGTGAAGCACGGCACCGCGGGCTGGCGCGTCTTCGACGACGGTAAGTACGTCAGCCTGGGCAAACTCAAGGGAAACAAGGGTGACCAGAACTACGCCCTGCCTGCCGGTCTGGATCTGAAGCGGTACACCAGCGTCAGCATCTGGTGCGACCGGTTCGACGTCTCCTTCGGTGCGGCCACACTCACCCGCACCTGATTCCGCTCGCCGGGTGCAATGCGGCACCGCCAGGCCGCCCGGGGTGTTCGGGCGGCCTGTGACATATGACAGAGGCACCACCGTATCGAGTGTTGCCAAATCCCTTACGGGCCCTCGCTCCCTGTGCAACAGTCGTAACAGGTCCGATAGTTCGGACCTGGCAGTGGCCGCGCCTGTATCGGAGTACGACATGCCGTCCCATGTGTTCGCGGACCGTCCCGCCCCGCAGCCGCCCGAGCGCGGCGCCGTTGACGCGCTGATCTCACAGACGCGCCGGCTGCGTGGCGACGTGGACGCCGTGCGCCGGGATGCCGCGGTGGAAGACGACGACCCGCAGGGGCGGTGGCAGCGGGCCCTGTGCGACCTGGCGGTTCACCATCTCGACGATCTCGGCACCCACCTGGGACAGCTCAAGGAAGGGCTGCCGGAAGAAGCCGTCGAGGCCTTCGAGGACGAGCTCGCCGCATACGAGGCGGACCACGCCCAGCGCACCGGTTCGCTGCTCAGCAGGGTCGGCAGTGCCGAGTGGAATCTCCTGACCGACGAGGTCAACTGGTCCGACGAGCTGTACCGGATCCTCGGTCGCTCCCCGGACAGCGGCCCCATGTCCCTGGACGAACTGCCGTCCATGGTGTTCGCGGAGGACCAGGCGCTGCTGACCGCGCTGGTGACGGACTGTCTCGTCGACGGCCGTCCCATCGACGGCGAATTCCGCATGGTCCGGGCCGACGGACGGGTCCGTACGGTGCACATGATGGGCGAGCCCGTACTCGACGCCGACGGATCCACCGCCTCCATGTGGGCTGTCCTCCGCGACGTGAGCGAGCTGCGCCGCAGCCAGCGCGCCGTGCGTGAGAGCCGTGACTCGCTGCAGCGCCGACAGCACTTCGCGCAGACCGAGCGCCGGCTCGCGGTCGAACTGCAAGAAGCCGTACTTCCGCCCTGGCGCGGTCCCTTGCAGTTCCCGCTCGACGGACCCACCGCGCTGGACGTCTCCGCGCACTACCTGCCGTCCACGAACAGCGCCCTGATCGGCGGCGACTGGTACGACGCGAGCCAACTTCCGGGCGGCGACTCACTGTTGAGCGTCGGCGATCTCACCGGGCACGGCGTGACCACGACCTCGACGATGGCGATGCTGCTCGGTGCCCTGCGCGGAATGGCCGTGGCCGGGATCCGGCCGGGGCCGCTGATGGCGCATCTCAACCACCTGCTGGAGACCTCGGCCCAGCCCGCCCTGGGTAGTGCGGTGTGCTGTCGCTACGACCCGGCCGGACGAACCCTCTCCTGGGCACAGGCGGGACACCCCGCCCCGATGCTGTTCCGCAACGGGACGGGGCGTGCGCTTGCGCCGCCCGCCGGGGTGCTGCTCGGAGCGTCGTCCGCCGCCACCTATGAGCAGGCCGAGGTGCAACTGCTCCCCGGCGATCTGCTGGTCCTGCACACCGACGGGCTGACGCGCACACGAGCATGCGCGGAGGGCGACATGGACCGGCTGCTCGCGCTGGGACCACGGTTCACCGGGACCCGCGACGCGCAGGAGTGCGTACGGACGGTCGTCGAAGAGTTCGGTGAGGACGACCGCGAACACGACGCCTGTGTGATGGTCGCCAGGATCGGCGGGTAGGACGCGCCTTCCGGGGCACGGCGGAACCACTCCGGTGGTAGGACGCGCCTGGACCGATCCAGGCTGCTGGATCTCTGCTGGACCGCTGGAAGAGGTTCTCTAGATCTCGACGCTCCTCGACCTCTTGGAGGGGCTGTTGGGCAGAGCCAGCTGGATTTCCTCGCGCAGGTCCTGGATCTTCGGGTAACCCGCGTAGTGCCCTGTCAGCCGGTACATCTCCCGCAGCCTGTCCCACGTGCGGTGCGAGGAGGTCTCCCCCATCGAGACGAGCGCCAGCCTTGCGTAGCGGTCGGCCTGTTCGGGGTCGTCCGCGATGAAGCACGCCGACGCCAGCGAGATGTAGTCGAAGATCTTGGAGCGCTGGCGGCCGCCCTCGCGCAGCTCCAGCGCCTGTTTGGCGTGGTTCTGTGCGGTGTTCGCCGCGGTCGGATCGTGCTCGGCGAGGGTGCGGTACGCCAGTGCCTCCATACCGTGCAGATCCGCCTCGTTGAACATCTGCATCCAACTGGGGGGCGGTACATCGCCCTTGTCGGACACGAACAGGTCCTCGGCCTCGCCCAGGGTGCGGCGCATGGCCTGGCCGCGGCCCATGGCGGCCTGTGCCCAGGCTTCGATGGTGTGCAGCATCGCCTGCGTGCGCGGCAGGATCTGTTCCCCGGAGCCGGACTTGGCGAGCTTCATCAGGTCCAGCGCGTCGTCGGGACGGCCCAGGTGGACCATCTGGCGGGCGGCCCTCGAGAGCGCTTCGCCGGCGCGCGGGCGGTCGCCCCCCTCGCGTGCCGCGTGGGCGGCGATGACGAAGTACTTCTGGGCGGTGGGTTCGAGGCCGACGTCGTGGGACATCCAGCCGGCGAGTACCGCAAGGTTGGCGGCGACGCCCCACAGGCGCCGCTGGAGATGGTCGGGGTGCCGGTAGGCGAGCATGCCGCCCACTTCGTTGAGCTGTCCCACAACGGCCTTGCGCTGGAGCCCGCCGCCACGGGCGGCATCCCAGGCGCGGAACACTTCGACGGAACGCTCCAGTGCCTCGATCTCCTGCGACCCGATGGGGGCGGCCTCATAGCGGTCGAACCCAGCGGGCTCGGCGTGCAGGGGACTGTCGATACGGGGTGCGTCCTGAGCGAGTGCGGGGTCGGTGTGCAGCCAGTCGTGCATGGCGCTGCTGAGTGCGGAGCCTGCGGCAAGCGCGGCACCCGCGCCCACCAAGCCGCGTCGGTTGAGCATGAGGTCCATTCCCGTGAATTCGGTGAGGACCGCCGCCGTCCGTTCCGGCGCCCACGGAAGGCCGTCAGGGTTGTCAGCTCCCTGGACGTCCCGCCGTCTACCCGCTCGCCCGATGCGCACGAACCCGAGGTCCTCGATGGTCACGACACGACCGAGTCGCTCGGTGAACAGAGCTGCCAGCACTCGTGGCACGGGATCGCGTGGGGACTCCCCCATGTCGATCCAACGCCGCACCCGCGAGGTGTCCGTCGCCAGCTGGGGGTGGCCCATGGCCGCCGCCTGCCGGTTCACGAGTCTCGCGAGTTCCCCCTTGGACCAGCCGGCCAGGCCGAACAGATCGTAGAGGCGGGTGTTGGGTTCTCCGGTCACGTCAAGCCCCCAGGTTCTCGGCTGAGTTGACAGTAACCCTCTGTCAGATGGGTGGCGACTATTCGCCAGGGTTCGCCAGGGTGCGCCAGATGGTCTGCCACCCGCGACCGGGTGTCACGTAGGAACGCGCCACCTCGGCCCGGCAGCCGGACGCATTCCCCAGGGTGCCGATCGGTTGCCGGGGCGGGGCCGCGTACGCAACTTGTCGGCGCACGAAGGGATCTGTCACCCGCATGTACACAGCATCGTCCTCCGTGTCCGCTCCGCCCCGGCCGCAGCGCTCCTCCGCTGTCCCGGCCGGCACCGGACCGTATCTCGACCCCACTCACGCCGGTCGGGCTCAACGGCCGGCGGGGGCGGTCGGCCAACCCCTCAGCGGGAGAATCGACTTGTCCGGCCCTCAGGGCGCGCAGTTGCGGATGGCGATCGCGGGGGTGCACCGGATCTGCCCGGAGTTCAATCCGGTTCAGGTGCTGCGCCGGAGCGGACGTTCCGTACTGCTCGTCGGAACCACAGGACGCACCACGGCAGTTGCCAAGTGCTTACTGGACCACTCGCCCGTCTGGGCCGAGCGGTTCCGTTCAGAAATAGTTGCTTATCGCGCCTTCGTCCGGCACCGCCCACCGGTGCGGGTCCCGCGGCTGATCGCCGCGGATCCCGACAACTGCACACTGGTGATCGAGCGGATGCCGGGCCGGGCGGCGGCCCTTGCACGACACCCGGCCGAGGCTCCGCCCCGTGCCGATGTAAGGGCCGCCCTCGGCGCGATCGCCCGCCTCAACGCCTGGCGGCCGCCGGCCGGGATGTTCGATGCCCCGCTCGAATACGCGCCCCGGATCTCGCGCTATCACGAGCTGGGCCTGTTCACCGACCGTGACCTCGGAGATCTGCAGAAGCTCCTGCACGGTCTGGCGCACGCGGGTGGACGGCAGGGGGTGGGGCAGTTCTGTCACGGCGATGCGCTGCTCTCCAACATCCTGCTGTCGCCGGCCGGTCCGGTACTGGTCGACTGGGAGCACGCGGGCTGGTACCTCCCCGGCTACGACCTGGCGACGCTGTGGTCGGTGCTGGGTGATGCACCGGTGGCGCGTCGGCAGATCAGTCAGCTGGCGCAGCAGGCGGGAACCGCCGCGCGCGAC
This portion of the Streptomyces sp. NBC_01750 genome encodes:
- a CDS encoding PP2C family protein-serine/threonine phosphatase gives rise to the protein MPSHVFADRPAPQPPERGAVDALISQTRRLRGDVDAVRRDAAVEDDDPQGRWQRALCDLAVHHLDDLGTHLGQLKEGLPEEAVEAFEDELAAYEADHAQRTGSLLSRVGSAEWNLLTDEVNWSDELYRILGRSPDSGPMSLDELPSMVFAEDQALLTALVTDCLVDGRPIDGEFRMVRADGRVRTVHMMGEPVLDADGSTASMWAVLRDVSELRRSQRAVRESRDSLQRRQHFAQTERRLAVELQEAVLPPWRGPLQFPLDGPTALDVSAHYLPSTNSALIGGDWYDASQLPGGDSLLSVGDLTGHGVTTTSTMAMLLGALRGMAVAGIRPGPLMAHLNHLLETSAQPALGSAVCCRYDPAGRTLSWAQAGHPAPMLFRNGTGRALAPPAGVLLGASSAATYEQAEVQLLPGDLLVLHTDGLTRTRACAEGDMDRLLALGPRFTGTRDAQECVRTVVEEFGEDDREHDACVMVARIGG
- a CDS encoding DM13 domain-containing protein — protein: MRKWLGRPWGVAVLAVGLAVAGVALYWFQPWKLWVDETVQDAIPTAAETTGPADAAPAPPRTLASGELVSHEHRTSGSLKVLQLADGTRTLRLENLDTSNGPDLRVWITDAAVKHGTAGWRVFDDGKYVSLGKLKGNKGDQNYALPAGLDLKRYTSVSIWCDRFDVSFGAATLTRT
- a CDS encoding DNA-binding protein NsdB gives rise to the protein MTGEPNTRLYDLFGLAGWSKGELARLVNRQAAAMGHPQLATDTSRVRRWIDMGESPRDPVPRVLAALFTERLGRVVTIEDLGFVRIGRAGRRRDVQGADNPDGLPWAPERTAAVLTEFTGMDLMLNRRGLVGAGAALAAGSALSSAMHDWLHTDPALAQDAPRIDSPLHAEPAGFDRYEAAPIGSQEIEALERSVEVFRAWDAARGGGLQRKAVVGQLNEVGGMLAYRHPDHLQRRLWGVAANLAVLAGWMSHDVGLEPTAQKYFVIAAHAAREGGDRPRAGEALSRAARQMVHLGRPDDALDLMKLAKSGSGEQILPRTQAMLHTIEAWAQAAMGRGQAMRRTLGEAEDLFVSDKGDVPPPSWMQMFNEADLHGMEALAYRTLAEHDPTAANTAQNHAKQALELREGGRQRSKIFDYISLASACFIADDPEQADRYARLALVSMGETSSHRTWDRLREMYRLTGHYAGYPKIQDLREEIQLALPNSPSKRSRSVEI
- a CDS encoding aminoglycoside phosphotransferase family protein yields the protein MYTASSSVSAPPRPQRSSAVPAGTGPYLDPTHAGRAQRPAGAVGQPLSGRIDLSGPQGAQLRMAIAGVHRICPEFNPVQVLRRSGRSVLLVGTTGRTTAVAKCLLDHSPVWAERFRSEIVAYRAFVRHRPPVRVPRLIAADPDNCTLVIERMPGRAAALARHPAEAPPRADVRAALGAIARLNAWRPPAGMFDAPLEYAPRISRYHELGLFTDRDLGDLQKLLHGLAHAGGRQGVGQFCHGDALLSNILLSPAGPVLVDWEHAGWYLPGYDLATLWSVLGDAPVARRQISQLAQQAGTAARDAFLVNLMLVLTREIRTYETAVQRTMREAAPAGAGQAPPGGLSAGEEQRLLLRRLHDDCALARRAVRAAVGTR